CTCGCAATCTGTCCAATCACTTTCTCCAGTTCGCCATCGGAGAACACCTTATGGATAACCGTATTCACCAGGCGCTCCTGCAACAGTGTAATCAGACGCTGCCGCGCCGCCTCCTGTTTTTTCGCGGTCTTTTGTGCGGAACTTTCAAAAAACGACCACGCCTTCTCGATGGTCTCAGTCAATTCATCGATACCTTCTCCTTCGGTAGCCACGGTTTTGACGATGGGCGGCTGCCAGCCCTCGGGCCGATGCGCCAGCGAAAGCATCGCGAGAACCGCGCGCTCCATCTTTTCGACGCCCGGCCGGTCGCATTTGTTGATGACGAAGATGTCGCCAATTTCCATGATGCCGGCTTTGAGAGCTTGAATGTCGTCGCCCATTCCCGGCAC
This is a stretch of genomic DNA from Terriglobia bacterium. It encodes these proteins:
- a CDS encoding methylmalonyl Co-A mutase-associated GTPase MeaB, whose amino-acid sequence is NLGGLATATADVVTVLDAAGKDPILVETVGVGQDEVDIVKLADVSIVVLVPGMGDDIQALKAGIMEIGDIFVINKCDRPGVEKMERAVLAMLSLAHRPEGWQPPIVKTVATEGEGIDELTETIEKAWSFFESSAQKTAKKQEAARQRLITLLQERLVNTVIHKVFSDGELEKVIGQIASRDQDPYTIVDEIIRNSELKRSK